In Bacillus sp. FJAT-45037, the following are encoded in one genomic region:
- a CDS encoding carbamoyl phosphate synthase small subunit, whose product MKRQLILEDGTVFVGEGFGAEATMKGEVVFNTGMTGYQEILSDPSYCGQIVTLTYPLIGNYGINRDDFESITPAISGLIVKEVELEPSHWKNEESLHTFLLEKGIPGLSGIDTRKLTRLIREHGTLRGRICEIDAEVKEVVEGLHLGGWQHNQVETVSVRDPYHAPGDGERIVLVDFGMKHGILQSLIERQCDVVVVPYHTSAKEIMRLRPDGVLLSNGPGDPKDVPGAIEMIEELFGRVPIFGICLGHQLLALASGATTSKLSFGHRGSNHPVREIETGKIDITAQNHGFTVDLDSLKGTRLKMTHEAVNDGTVEGLKHLDFAAFSVQYHPEASPGPQDANHLFDSFLQMIADEKQLV is encoded by the coding sequence ATGAAAAGACAACTGATTCTAGAAGACGGTACAGTATTTGTTGGAGAAGGTTTTGGAGCAGAGGCAACGATGAAAGGTGAGGTTGTCTTTAATACAGGGATGACTGGATATCAAGAGATCTTATCGGATCCATCCTATTGTGGTCAGATTGTGACATTAACGTATCCGCTTATTGGTAATTACGGAATCAATCGAGATGACTTCGAATCGATTACTCCTGCTATTAGTGGACTGATTGTAAAAGAGGTTGAGCTTGAGCCTAGTCACTGGAAAAACGAAGAGTCGCTTCACACCTTTTTATTAGAAAAAGGGATACCTGGTTTGTCAGGCATCGATACACGAAAACTTACTCGTTTAATTCGTGAACATGGCACATTAAGAGGTCGCATCTGCGAAATTGATGCAGAGGTAAAAGAGGTTGTAGAAGGACTTCATTTAGGTGGTTGGCAACATAATCAAGTGGAGACCGTTTCAGTAAGAGATCCCTACCATGCACCAGGGGACGGCGAACGAATCGTTCTAGTAGATTTCGGAATGAAGCATGGCATCTTGCAATCTTTAATTGAAAGACAATGCGATGTGGTGGTGGTTCCATATCACACGAGCGCAAAAGAAATCATGCGATTGCGTCCGGATGGCGTGTTGTTAAGTAACGGACCAGGAGACCCGAAGGATGTACCAGGTGCTATCGAGATGATTGAAGAATTATTTGGGCGTGTTCCAATATTCGGTATTTGTTTAGGTCACCAACTTTTAGCCCTAGCATCAGGCGCAACAACAAGCAAGCTGAGCTTTGGGCATCGTGGGTCTAATCACCCTGTCAGAGAAATAGAGACAGGGAAAATTGATATCACCGCTCAAAATCACGGATTTACAGTAGATCTTGATAGCTTAAAAGGCACGAGACTTAAGATGACGCATGAAGCGGTGAACGATGGGACGGTTGAAGGACTTAAACATTTAGATTTTGCAGCTTTTAGTGTTCAATATCACCCAGAGGCATCACCTGGGCCACAAGATGCGAATCACTTATTTGATTCCTTTCTACAAATGATTGCAGACGAAAAACAGTTAGTCTAA
- a CDS encoding dihydroorotase yields MITTLKNGFILTENGDLTQQDISFKNGVIINDVAKGSDVFVIDVSNKLVTPGFIDLHIHLREPGGEKKETIETGTMAAARGGFTTVAAMPNTRPTPDTKEQLEWLHERISQTAYVRVLPYAAITTRLLGRELTDFDELKEAGAFAFTDDGVGVQSAAMMLEAMRKAAALNMSVVAHCEENTLIQNGCVHEGQFSKEHGLRGIPSVCESVHIARDVLLAEAAGVHYHVCHISTKESVRVVRNAKRAGINVTAEVTPHHLLLCEEDITINDANFKMNPPLRSKADQQALLEGLQDGTIDFIATDHAPHTSDEKAQGMDLAPFGIVGLETAFTLLHTHLVETGHITLHQLINWLTVAPGKAFGLDTGELKAGNEADLCIIDLEHIEAINPEHFASKGTNTPFAGWETKGWPVMTFVGGKLVWEKERVKQ; encoded by the coding sequence ATGATTACTACACTAAAAAACGGCTTCATCTTAACAGAGAATGGAGATTTAACTCAGCAAGACATTTCGTTTAAAAATGGCGTCATTATAAATGACGTAGCCAAAGGGTCAGATGTGTTCGTCATTGATGTCAGCAATAAGCTAGTCACACCAGGCTTTATTGACCTTCATATTCACCTACGTGAACCAGGAGGAGAAAAGAAAGAAACCATTGAAACGGGAACGATGGCTGCGGCAAGAGGCGGATTTACGACCGTTGCTGCTATGCCGAATACTCGCCCAACACCCGATACGAAAGAACAACTAGAGTGGCTACACGAGAGAATTTCACAGACTGCTTATGTGCGGGTATTACCGTATGCGGCAATCACCACACGTTTATTAGGACGTGAATTAACCGATTTTGATGAATTAAAAGAAGCGGGAGCGTTTGCTTTTACAGATGATGGTGTCGGAGTCCAGTCCGCAGCGATGATGCTTGAAGCGATGAGGAAAGCCGCGGCTTTAAACATGTCGGTAGTTGCCCATTGTGAGGAAAATACATTGATTCAAAATGGTTGTGTGCATGAAGGTCAATTTTCTAAGGAGCATGGCTTACGAGGAATCCCATCAGTATGTGAATCAGTCCATATTGCCAGAGACGTTCTTCTTGCTGAAGCAGCGGGTGTCCATTATCACGTTTGCCATATCAGCACGAAAGAGTCGGTTAGAGTCGTTCGTAATGCGAAAAGAGCAGGAATTAACGTCACAGCAGAAGTCACACCACATCATTTATTGTTATGTGAAGAAGACATAACAATTAATGATGCTAATTTTAAAATGAATCCACCCCTTAGAAGTAAGGCAGACCAACAAGCTTTACTTGAAGGGTTGCAAGACGGAACGATCGATTTCATTGCAACGGATCATGCCCCGCATACAAGTGACGAAAAAGCTCAAGGAATGGATCTTGCACCGTTTGGGATCGTAGGGCTTGAAACAGCCTTTACCTTATTACATACACATTTAGTAGAAACAGGTCATATCACGCTTCATCAGTTAATTAATTGGTTGACAGTCGCGCCAGGTAAGGCTTTTGGATTAGACACTGGTGAATTAAAAGCAGGAAACGAAGCTGATCTATGTATTATTGATCTTGAGCATATTGAAGCGATTAATCCCGAACACTTTGCTTCAAAGGGAACGAACACGCCATTTGCAGGATGGGAAACAAAAGGATGGCCAGTAATGACGTTTGTTGGTGGCAAGCTTGTATGGGAAAAGGAGCGTGTAAAACAATGA
- a CDS encoding aspartate carbamoyltransferase catalytic subunit, with product MTEIHAMSEVPLEVIDRLLDDAEHFSKGALWNPKRQTFVANLFFEPSTRTKMSFEVAERKLGLDVLSFDGETSSAQKGETLYDTSKTLEAIGADALVIRHPKNHFYKELRTNLQIPIINAGDGCGQHPTQSLLDLLTIKQEFNTFKGVRVVICGDLRHSRVARSNAEVLTRLGAEVYISGPPEWMKGFSEIYRYVTMDEAVQRADVIMLLRIQTERHENGQGISQSEYHKQYGLTSKREAAMNTHAIIMHPAPVNRNVEIASELVECKRSRIFKQMENGVFVRMAVLKHALQNRL from the coding sequence TTGACAGAGATTCATGCCATGTCGGAAGTACCACTTGAAGTAATTGATAGACTCCTCGATGATGCCGAACACTTTTCAAAAGGTGCGCTCTGGAATCCTAAACGTCAAACGTTCGTTGCCAATTTATTCTTTGAACCGAGTACAAGAACAAAGATGAGTTTTGAGGTAGCTGAACGAAAACTAGGGTTAGATGTCCTGTCATTTGATGGGGAGACCTCAAGTGCTCAAAAAGGAGAAACCTTATATGACACATCAAAGACCTTAGAAGCAATCGGTGCAGATGCATTAGTCATACGTCATCCGAAAAATCATTTTTATAAAGAGTTAAGAACAAATCTACAGATTCCCATCATTAATGCAGGAGATGGATGTGGTCAGCATCCGACTCAATCATTGCTTGATCTTTTGACGATAAAACAAGAGTTCAACACATTTAAAGGGGTAAGAGTGGTGATCTGTGGTGATCTCAGGCATAGCCGAGTCGCACGTTCGAATGCGGAAGTCTTAACTCGGTTGGGGGCTGAAGTATATATTTCAGGCCCTCCTGAATGGATGAAGGGATTTTCAGAAATATATCGTTATGTAACGATGGATGAAGCTGTACAAAGGGCAGATGTCATCATGCTGCTCCGTATCCAAACAGAAAGACATGAGAACGGACAAGGAATAAGTCAAAGTGAATACCATAAACAATATGGCTTAACGTCCAAGCGAGAAGCAGCAATGAATACTCATGCGATTATCATGCACCCAGCACCCGTAAACCGAAATGTAGAAATAGCAAGTGAACTCGTTGAATGTAAGAGATCGCGGATTTTTAAACAAATGGAAAACGGTGTCTTTGTTCGAATGGCTGTCTTAAAACATGCATTACAAAATCGTTTATAG
- a CDS encoding solute carrier family 23 protein: protein MKKETNEVAINEIPRFDKWFMLSIQHLCAMFGATILVPFLVGLSPAVALLSSGLGTLAYLLVTKGKVPAYLGSSFAFIAPIIAATSLGGPEGAMLGSFLAGLVYGAVALIIKTSGVEWIMKILPPIVVGPVIIVIGLGLAGVAIDMAMYIPGLDEQVYSTKHFLVALVTLAITVIVSMFARGFLSLVPIMFGIIGGYLFAFTQGMVDFTPVREAAWIQAPELLVPFVSYTPQWSWAIAAIMMPIAVVTIAEHIGDQMVLSKVVGKNFIKNPGLHRSILGDGVATMIASFIGGPPNTTYGENIGVLAITRVFSVFVIGGAATLAIGFAFIGKIAALISTIPTPVMGGVSILLFGVIASSGMRMLIDNNIHFGSKRNLIISSVILVIGIGGAFIQVTDDIQLAGMALATIIGIALHLILPNKEESYSKKDLFAEEEEKEAEVV from the coding sequence ATGAAGAAAGAAACAAATGAAGTAGCAATTAATGAAATCCCACGTTTTGATAAATGGTTTATGTTAAGTATCCAACACTTGTGTGCGATGTTTGGTGCAACAATCTTGGTCCCATTTTTAGTCGGTCTATCACCTGCTGTTGCTTTATTATCAAGTGGGCTAGGAACACTGGCTTACTTGCTTGTCACAAAAGGAAAGGTCCCAGCTTATCTAGGATCATCCTTCGCCTTCATTGCTCCGATTATTGCTGCCACATCACTTGGTGGACCAGAAGGAGCAATGCTTGGAAGTTTTCTTGCAGGACTCGTATACGGAGCTGTTGCGCTCATCATTAAAACAAGCGGTGTTGAGTGGATTATGAAAATTTTACCTCCGATTGTTGTCGGACCAGTCATTATCGTCATCGGTCTGGGTCTTGCAGGAGTGGCCATTGATATGGCAATGTACATTCCAGGGCTTGATGAACAAGTATACAGCACAAAGCATTTTTTGGTGGCTTTAGTTACCCTTGCGATTACCGTCATTGTATCGATGTTTGCAAGAGGATTTTTAAGCTTAGTACCGATCATGTTTGGAATTATCGGAGGCTACCTGTTCGCTTTCACACAAGGAATGGTTGACTTTACACCAGTAAGAGAAGCGGCATGGATTCAAGCGCCAGAATTATTGGTTCCATTTGTTAGTTATACACCTCAGTGGTCTTGGGCGATTGCTGCGATCATGATGCCAATTGCTGTTGTGACGATTGCTGAGCATATTGGCGATCAGATGGTGTTAAGTAAAGTTGTCGGAAAGAATTTCATCAAAAATCCTGGATTGCATCGCTCGATTTTAGGGGATGGTGTGGCGACAATGATTGCTTCCTTTATCGGCGGCCCTCCAAACACTACGTATGGTGAGAACATTGGTGTACTAGCTATTACCCGCGTATTCAGTGTGTTCGTTATCGGCGGCGCAGCTACCCTTGCGATTGGTTTTGCCTTTATCGGAAAAATAGCCGCGCTGATCTCAACGATTCCGACTCCTGTTATGGGCGGAGTATCGATCTTATTGTTCGGTGTCATTGCATCATCTGGTATGCGTATGTTGATCGACAACAACATTCACTTTGGGAGCAAACGAAACCTCATTATCTCATCGGTTATCTTAGTTATAGGGATTGGTGGGGCATTCATTCAAGTTACAGATGACATTCAGCTTGCTGGCATGGCGTTAGCGACGATTATCGGAATCGCACTGCACTTGATCTTGCCAAATAAAGAAGAAAGCTACAGTAAGAAAGATTTATTTGCAGAGGAAGAAGAAAAAGAAGCGGAAGTAGTCTAA
- the pyrR gene encoding bifunctional pyr operon transcriptional regulator/uracil phosphoribosyltransferase PyrR produces the protein MTRLILDEQAIGRATTRIAHEIIERNKGVDNCVLVGIKTRGIYLANRLQERIEQIEGVKVKVGEVDITLYRDDLSVKSSNEEPILQGTDIPMDITDRKVILVDDVLYTGRTVRAALDALIDLGRPKQIQLAVLIDRGHRELPIRPDFVGKNVPTSKSEKIVAKLREVDATDEVTIEQR, from the coding sequence ATGACGCGATTAATTTTAGATGAACAAGCAATAGGCCGTGCAACAACTCGTATTGCACACGAAATTATTGAGCGAAACAAAGGGGTCGACAATTGTGTACTCGTAGGAATCAAAACGAGAGGAATCTACCTAGCTAATCGCCTACAAGAACGCATTGAACAAATTGAGGGTGTCAAAGTAAAAGTAGGTGAAGTCGATATTACCCTTTACCGTGATGATCTTTCAGTTAAATCGAGTAATGAAGAACCTATTTTGCAAGGAACAGACATTCCGATGGATATCACAGATCGTAAAGTGATTTTAGTTGACGATGTATTATATACAGGTAGAACGGTACGAGCTGCGCTAGATGCATTGATTGATCTTGGCAGGCCGAAGCAAATTCAACTAGCTGTGTTGATCGACCGTGGACACCGTGAATTACCGATACGTCCTGATTTTGTTGGGAAGAATGTTCCGACATCGAAAAGTGAAAAAATTGTTGCCAAGCTCCGTGAAGTGGATGCAACAGATGAAGTAACGATCGAACAACGATAA
- a CDS encoding RluA family pseudouridine synthase yields the protein MENMQWNVSEDNRSERIDKFLTATENGWSRSQVQQWIKEGHILVNEKSTKANYKLQLEDHISLVIPEAEELDVVAEDIPLDIVYEDEDVIVVNKPRGMVVHPAPGHYSGTLVNALLHHCDDLSGINGVKRPGIVHRIDKDTSGLIMIAKNDHAHESLVNQLKAKTTKRRYKAVVHGVIPHQHGTIDAPIGRDKKERQSMTVTEENSRDAVTHFTVLEVINNYTYVQCELETGRTHQIRVHLKYIGYPLVGDPKYGPKKKTLDIEGQALHATMLGFVHPRTGEEMEFHAPIPADMEELLHYLRLSN from the coding sequence ATGGAAAACATGCAATGGAACGTAAGCGAAGACAATAGAAGTGAACGAATTGATAAATTTTTAACAGCAACAGAAAATGGATGGTCAAGATCTCAAGTTCAACAATGGATTAAGGAAGGCCATATCCTTGTCAACGAAAAATCAACAAAAGCAAATTATAAATTACAATTAGAAGATCATATTTCATTGGTTATTCCTGAAGCAGAAGAGCTTGATGTTGTTGCAGAGGATATTCCATTAGATATTGTTTACGAAGATGAAGATGTGATTGTTGTCAATAAACCACGAGGAATGGTTGTTCATCCTGCACCGGGACATTATTCAGGTACGCTTGTCAACGCATTGTTGCATCATTGTGATGATTTATCAGGCATTAATGGAGTGAAAAGACCTGGAATTGTTCATCGTATTGATAAAGATACTTCTGGTTTAATTATGATCGCAAAAAATGATCATGCGCACGAATCATTAGTTAACCAATTAAAAGCAAAAACGACCAAACGTCGTTATAAAGCAGTTGTCCATGGAGTCATTCCACATCAACATGGAACCATCGATGCGCCAATTGGTCGAGATAAAAAAGAGCGTCAAAGTATGACGGTTACCGAAGAAAATAGTCGTGACGCTGTAACGCATTTTACCGTACTCGAAGTGATTAATAATTACACGTATGTCCAATGCGAACTAGAAACAGGTCGTACTCATCAAATTCGTGTCCATTTGAAGTATATTGGCTATCCATTAGTTGGAGATCCTAAGTATGGACCGAAGAAGAAGACTCTTGATATAGAAGGTCAAGCTCTTCATGCAACGATGCTTGGATTTGTTCACCCAAGAACAGGAGAAGAAATGGAGTTTCATGCACCGATTCCAGCTGATATGGAAGAACTTCTGCATTATTTACGATTAAGTAATTGA
- the lspA gene encoding signal peptidase II, whose amino-acid sequence MIYYIIALVIVVIDQVTKWIIDTSMEIGERIPVIENVFYITSHRNQGAAFGILQGQMWFFYIITTIVIIGIIYYMEKEAKYDWLYGSSLGLILGGAIGNFIDRIFRGEVVDFVDTFIFGYNFAIFNVADVALCVGVALIFIKMIVDERKKKETT is encoded by the coding sequence TTGATTTACTATATCATAGCCCTCGTGATAGTTGTTATTGATCAAGTGACAAAATGGATCATTGACACATCTATGGAAATTGGAGAACGTATTCCTGTGATTGAGAATGTATTCTACATAACTTCTCACCGTAATCAAGGGGCAGCATTTGGAATTTTACAAGGCCAAATGTGGTTCTTCTATATTATAACGACAATTGTTATCATTGGTATTATTTACTACATGGAAAAAGAAGCGAAGTACGATTGGCTTTATGGAAGCTCATTAGGACTCATTTTAGGTGGGGCAATTGGGAACTTTATTGATCGGATTTTTCGCGGCGAAGTGGTGGATTTTGTAGACACATTTATTTTCGGATACAATTTTGCTATTTTTAATGTGGCCGATGTGGCCCTATGTGTAGGGGTAGCCCTCATATTTATAAAAATGATAGTAGATGAGCGTAAGAAGAAGGAGACAACTTAA
- a CDS encoding TraR/DksA C4-type zinc finger protein: MGNWSVQKRQLEEMKKELESGVNSEAHKELKQALSASTGELSNYDNHPADTATDLYEREKDIAIYAHLEKQLADVNVALEKIQSGTYGICEVTGQAIPKERLEAIPTAKTTVEQSTQHIAEDRPVEEEILDSFGRYNYDNDDTETEFDAEDAYQSVARFNENSMVYEDSSLDEGNELIGYVEDLEGFLSTGIEGYTGDDQVQIQRNVHYDHYLNGL; encoded by the coding sequence ATGGGAAATTGGAGTGTACAAAAGAGACAATTAGAGGAAATGAAAAAAGAACTTGAATCAGGTGTAAATAGCGAGGCACATAAAGAATTAAAACAAGCATTAAGCGCATCGACAGGAGAATTATCTAATTATGATAACCACCCAGCGGACACAGCAACTGACTTATATGAGCGTGAAAAAGATATCGCGATCTATGCTCATCTTGAAAAACAATTAGCCGATGTGAATGTCGCTTTAGAAAAAATTCAAAGTGGAACATACGGAATATGTGAAGTGACTGGTCAAGCGATACCAAAAGAAAGGCTTGAAGCCATTCCAACAGCCAAAACGACGGTTGAACAATCAACTCAGCATATTGCTGAAGACCGCCCAGTTGAAGAAGAAATCTTAGATTCATTTGGTCGTTATAACTACGACAACGATGATACTGAAACAGAGTTTGATGCCGAGGATGCTTATCAGTCAGTGGCAAGATTTAATGAAAATTCAATGGTGTATGAAGATTCTTCTTTAGATGAAGGAAATGAACTAATTGGTTATGTTGAAGACCTTGAAGGTTTTTTATCTACAGGAATTGAAGGATACACCGGTGACGATCAAGTTCAAATTCAACGAAACGTGCATTATGATCACTATTTGAATGGATTATAA
- the ileS gene encoding isoleucine--tRNA ligase codes for MEYKETLLMPKTEFPMRGNLPNNEPKRQEKWSEQDIYSKVQQRTEGRPLFILHDGPPYANGDIHMGHALNKVLKDFIVRYKSMSGFQAPYVPGWDTHGLPIETALTKNGKVKRKEMTVAAFRKLCEEYAREQVSRQRDQFMRLGVRADWWNPYITLDKAYEAQQIKVFGDMAKKGFIYKGKKPVYWSPSSESALAEAEIEYQDKRSASIYVAFGIKDGKNVLAGDEKIIIWTTTPWTIPANLGIAVHPELDYNVVLVDDNKYVVAAGLLEKLKAEFEWENPQVVNTIKGAELEHVVAEHPIYGRDSLVMCGDHVTLEAGTGCVHTAPGHGEDDYIVGQKYGLDVLCPVDDKGNMTDEAPGFEGMFYDKANKPITEKLEEVGALMKLTFITHSYAHDWRTKKPVIYRATAQWFASIANFRTELLQAIKDVEWLPTWGETRLYNMVRDRGDWCISRQRAWGVPIPVFYEENGEPIITDETIDHVSALFREHGSNIWFEWETKDLLPKGFTSEHSPNGEFTREMDIMDVWFDSGSSHQAVLEERNDLTRPADLYLEGSDQYRGWFNSSLSTSVAVSGKAPYKGVLSHGFALDGQGRKMSKSVGNVVVPNDVMKQLGADILRLWVASVDYQSDVRVSDKILKQVSESYRKIRNTFRFLLGNLHDFDPKVHAVKKEEMDEVHLFMLVKLNEVIDKVKTSYDQYQFSNVYHTIHNFCTIELSSFYMDLAKDTLYIEHADHPERRAIQTVMYESVLALTKLVSPILSHTADEVWEHIPAVREDSVQLTDMPEAESFGDVTKLKAKWQHIMSVRDDVLKALEQARNDKKIGKSLTAAITLYADGDVAQLLEKTPSLEKLFIVSGVTLGGSLTDAPVEAIAFENLAIVVDKAEGETCERCWVVSTTVGTHDKHPGLCTTCHDTVETYYQD; via the coding sequence ATGGAGTACAAAGAAACATTGTTAATGCCAAAAACAGAATTTCCGATGCGTGGAAATTTACCAAATAATGAGCCGAAGCGTCAAGAAAAATGGAGCGAACAAGACATTTATAGTAAAGTTCAACAACGCACAGAGGGTCGTCCATTGTTTATCTTACATGATGGGCCTCCATACGCAAACGGCGACATTCATATGGGGCATGCCTTAAATAAAGTACTAAAAGATTTCATCGTTCGCTACAAGTCGATGTCAGGCTTCCAAGCACCATATGTACCTGGCTGGGACACGCATGGTTTACCAATTGAAACCGCATTAACAAAGAACGGAAAAGTAAAACGTAAAGAAATGACGGTTGCGGCATTCCGTAAGCTTTGTGAAGAATATGCACGTGAACAAGTGAGTCGTCAGCGTGATCAATTTATGCGTCTAGGCGTACGAGCCGATTGGTGGAATCCTTATATCACACTTGATAAGGCATATGAAGCGCAACAAATTAAAGTATTCGGTGACATGGCCAAAAAAGGCTTTATTTATAAAGGGAAAAAGCCTGTCTACTGGTCACCATCTTCTGAATCAGCATTAGCTGAAGCTGAAATCGAGTACCAAGATAAACGTTCAGCATCGATCTATGTAGCGTTTGGCATCAAGGATGGGAAAAATGTTTTAGCAGGTGATGAAAAGATCATCATCTGGACTACAACTCCTTGGACGATTCCTGCGAACCTTGGGATTGCTGTTCACCCAGAACTTGATTACAACGTGGTTCTAGTGGATGACAATAAATACGTTGTTGCAGCTGGTCTACTTGAAAAGCTAAAAGCTGAATTTGAATGGGAGAACCCTCAAGTTGTGAACACAATCAAAGGGGCCGAACTTGAACACGTTGTTGCAGAACACCCAATTTATGGCCGTGATTCACTCGTTATGTGTGGAGACCATGTCACATTAGAAGCTGGAACAGGTTGCGTTCATACTGCCCCTGGTCATGGTGAGGATGATTACATTGTTGGTCAAAAGTATGGTTTAGATGTACTATGTCCAGTTGATGATAAAGGGAATATGACAGACGAGGCTCCAGGTTTTGAAGGCATGTTCTATGACAAAGCGAATAAACCTATTACGGAAAAACTTGAAGAAGTTGGCGCGTTAATGAAGTTAACATTCATTACGCACTCGTACGCACATGACTGGAGAACGAAAAAACCAGTTATTTATCGTGCGACTGCCCAATGGTTTGCATCGATTGCGAACTTCCGAACAGAATTACTCCAAGCGATTAAAGATGTTGAATGGTTACCAACATGGGGTGAAACACGACTATATAACATGGTACGTGATCGTGGTGACTGGTGCATTTCAAGACAACGTGCATGGGGAGTTCCGATCCCGGTATTCTACGAAGAGAATGGCGAACCGATCATCACTGATGAAACGATTGACCATGTCTCAGCCTTGTTCCGTGAGCACGGATCAAATATTTGGTTTGAATGGGAGACAAAAGACTTACTACCAAAAGGTTTTACATCTGAGCATAGTCCAAACGGAGAGTTTACTCGTGAAATGGACATTATGGATGTTTGGTTTGATTCAGGATCTTCTCATCAAGCGGTCTTAGAAGAGCGTAACGATTTGACTCGTCCTGCTGATTTATACCTTGAAGGATCGGATCAATACCGCGGATGGTTTAATTCATCACTTTCTACAAGTGTTGCCGTCTCAGGCAAAGCTCCATACAAAGGGGTATTAAGCCATGGCTTCGCTCTTGATGGCCAAGGTCGTAAAATGAGTAAATCTGTTGGAAATGTCGTTGTTCCAAATGATGTAATGAAGCAATTGGGTGCTGACATCCTAAGATTATGGGTAGCATCTGTTGATTATCAATCAGATGTACGTGTTTCTGACAAAATTTTAAAACAAGTGTCAGAATCATACCGTAAAATCCGTAACACATTCCGATTCTTACTTGGAAACTTACATGATTTTGACCCTAAAGTTCATGCTGTGAAAAAGGAAGAAATGGATGAGGTTCATTTATTTATGCTTGTTAAACTAAATGAAGTGATTGACAAAGTGAAAACATCGTATGATCAATATCAGTTCTCTAATGTATATCACACGATTCACAATTTCTGTACAATCGAACTTAGTTCGTTCTATATGGACTTAGCGAAAGATACATTGTACATTGAGCATGCAGATCACCCTGAGCGCCGTGCGATCCAAACGGTCATGTATGAGTCAGTCCTTGCTCTAACAAAGCTTGTCTCACCAATCCTGTCTCATACGGCAGACGAAGTGTGGGAACATATCCCAGCTGTAAGGGAAGACAGTGTTCAATTAACGGATATGCCAGAAGCGGAGTCATTTGGTGACGTAACAAAGTTAAAGGCAAAATGGCAACACATCATGTCCGTACGAGATGATGTATTAAAAGCATTAGAACAAGCACGGAATGATAAGAAAATTGGTAAATCACTGACTGCGGCCATTACTTTATATGCAGATGGCGATGTGGCTCAATTGTTAGAGAAAACACCAAGTCTCGAGAAATTATTTATTGTTTCAGGTGTAACTCTTGGAGGAAGTCTAACTGATGCACCAGTTGAAGCGATAGCATTTGAGAACCTTGCGATTGTTGTTGATAAAGCAGAAGGTGAAACATGTGAACGTTGTTGGGTAGTTTCAACTACAGTAGGTACACATGACAAGCACCCTGGATTATGTACAACTTGTCACGATACAGTGGAAACATATTACCAAGATTAA
- a CDS encoding DivIVA domain-containing protein: MPLTPLDIHNKEFTRGFRGYDEDEVNEFLDQVIKDYEAILREKKDLFDRVTDLDEKLEHFKNIEETLNKSILIAQETAEEVRRNAQKEAQLIVKEAEKNSDRIINDSLSKSRKVMIEMEELKKQASVYKMRFKMLIEAQLEMLNTDDWDEFVEREEAEFSEERS, translated from the coding sequence GTGCCTTTAACACCATTGGATATTCACAACAAAGAATTCACGCGAGGGTTTCGTGGGTATGACGAAGATGAGGTCAATGAATTCCTTGACCAAGTCATTAAAGATTATGAAGCAATTTTACGCGAGAAGAAAGATTTGTTTGATCGTGTCACAGACCTTGATGAAAAATTAGAGCATTTTAAAAACATTGAAGAAACATTAAATAAATCAATTCTTATTGCGCAAGAGACTGCAGAAGAAGTGCGACGCAATGCTCAAAAGGAAGCACAGCTGATTGTGAAGGAAGCTGAAAAAAATTCTGATCGAATTATCAATGACTCTCTTTCAAAGTCTCGTAAAGTGATGATTGAAATGGAGGAACTGAAAAAACAAGCCTCTGTTTATAAGATGCGTTTTAAGATGTTAATTGAAGCACAACTTGAAATGTTAAACACGGATGACTGGGATGAGTTTGTCGAACGTGAGGAAGCTGAATTTTCAGAAGAGCGTTCTTAA